One genomic segment of Hordeum vulgare subsp. vulgare chromosome 2H, MorexV3_pseudomolecules_assembly, whole genome shotgun sequence includes these proteins:
- the LOC123429303 gene encoding probable cystathionine gamma-synthase 2: MARSSSPIANNGSSTEQRRLLRARRSSKRVTAFSPEALRGATLPGAEPEHPAGVVAAATAPKRDSTLFDETLAVHAGEKMGKNGSMDTDSIATPIVSGTTHWFKNSDDLIAFKEGRRHSFEYGRYGNPTVKVLEDKISALERAESTLVTSSGMNAIVATLLALVQPGAGHVVTTTECYSEARAFIRDKLSKMGIKVTFVELNDMDMLKAVLDQGEVTLFYTDCPTNPHLKCIDIKLVAELCHRKGALVCIDSTLASPINQKPLTLGADIVVHSATKYIAGHHDVIAGCISGSQALISRIRAWHHDLGGAISPDAAYMIIRGLKTMALRVETQNRTSLRMARLLENHPKIERVYYPGLLSSPWHDIAKSQMTGFGGVISFEVASDLHGVMRFIDALEIPFIATSLGGCESLVQQPAVMSFWGQSEEEKSKNGIKDNLVRFSFGIEKFEDLRDDIIQALEKI; the protein is encoded by the exons ATGGCGCGGTCATCGTCTCCTATCGCCAACAATGGTTCTTCCACCGAGCAGCGCCGCCTGCTCCGCGCTCGCCGTTCTTCAAAGCGCGTCACTGCTTTCAGCCCGGAGGCGCTCCGTGGTGCCACCCTTCCCGGTGCAGAGCCAGAGCACCCTGCCGGTGTCGTCGCTGCCGCCACGGCTCCGAAGCGAGATTCTACTCTCTTTGATGAGACCCTGGCAGTCCATGCCGGGGAGAAGATGGGGAAGAACGGCTCCATGGACACAGACTCGATCGCGACGCCGATCGTGAGTGGCACGACGCACTGGTTCAAGAACTCAGACGACCTGATCGCGTTTAAGGAAGGCCGGCGCCACAGCTTCGAGTACGGTCGCTACGGCAATCCCACCGTGAAGGTCCTGGAGGACAAGATCAGCGCGCTCGAGAGGGCCGAGTCGACGCTGGTCACGTCATCCGGCATGAACGCCATCGTCGCCACGCTGCTCGCGCTCGTGCAGCCTGGCGCCGGCCACGTGGTGACCACCACAGAGTGCTACAGCGAGGCGCGCGCCTTCATCCGCGACAAGCTCTCCAAGATGGGCATCAAGGTGACATTCGTCGAGCTGAACGACATGGACATGCTCAAGGCCGTTCTTGACCAGGGCGAG GTTACACTCTTCTACACCGACTGTCCGACGAACCCCCACCTGAAGTGCATCGACATTAAGCTCGTCGCGGAGCTGTGTCACCGCAAAGGGGCTCTGGTGTGCATCGACAGCACCCTCGCCTCGCCCATCAATCAGAAGCcactcaccctcggggctgacatTGTCGTGCACTCCGCCACAAAGTACATCGCCGGCCATCACGAT GTCATCGCAGGATGCATTAGTGGATCTCAGGCGCTCATCTCTAGAATACGTGCGTGGCATCACGACCTCGGCGGCGCCATTAGTCCG GACGCAGCCTACATGATCATACGCGGCCTCAAGACAATGGCCCTACGCGTGGAGACGCAAAACCGCACTTCATTGCGCATGGCGCGCCTGCTCGAGAACCATCCCAAGATCGAGCGAGTGTACTACCCTGGTCTCCTGAGCAGCCCGTGGCACGACATTGCCAAGAGCCAGATGACTGGTTTCGGCGGTGTCATTAGCTTCGAGGTAGCCTCGGACCTGCATGGTGTCATGAGGTTCATCGACGCGCTGGAGATACCTTTCATCGCGACGTCGCTCGGTGGGTGTGAGAGCCTCGTGCAGCAGCCGGCGGTCATGTCCTTCTG GGGTCAGAGTGAGGAGGAGAAATCCAAGAATGGGATCAAAGACAACTTGGTGCGGTTTAGCTTCGGGATTGAGAAGTTTGAGGATCTTAGGGATGACATTATCCAAGCCCTGGAGAAGATTTAG